One window from the genome of Diabrotica virgifera virgifera chromosome 6, PGI_DIABVI_V3a encodes:
- the LOC126886369 gene encoding juvenile hormone acid O-methyltransferase-like isoform X2 has protein sequence MAFVFPKLWAENCTFLLRATQAHLKKYGPLINWKENACIMECGFGTGHSSQQTLGAILPKDYKEFVATDISPDMVEYAKKNVNIPRAKFLQLDVGAKHVPVDFEERFDHIFGMSLMHLVDSPRQGFKNIQKMLKPGGSVFLTFFKHTPVDYLFHKMRHHPKWRKYNQERMVSTYYYAESPREEYRKDIEAAGFKDYIYTVEKGSYKFPNEKESEGKH, from the exons ATGGCGTTTGTATTTCCTAAACTATGGGCGGAAAACTGTACATTTTTATTGCGAGCTACTCAAGCTCATCTGAAAAAGTACGGGCCTCTAATCAACTGGAAAGAAAATGCGTGCATAATGGAATGCGGATTCGGAACTGGGCATAGTTCGCAGCAAACGTTGGGCGCTATCCTTCCAAAGGATTACAAGGAATTTGTCGCGACTGATATATCTCCGGATATGGTGGAATATGCCAAAAAGAACGTCAATATACCCAGGGCAAAGTTTTTACAGCTCGATGTTGGTGCAAAGCATGTGCCTGTCGATTTTGAAGAgagatttgatcatatttttgGAATGTCTCTAATGCATCTTGTGGATAGTCCAAg ACAAGGATTTAAAAACATCCAGAAAATGTTAAAACCTGGCGGATCAGTTTTTCTCACGTTTTTCAAACATACACCAGTTGACTATTTATTTCACAAAATGAGACATCATCCGAAATGGAGAAAATATAACCAAGAACGAATGGTTTCTACTTACTACTACGCAGAAAGTCCGAGAGAAGAGTACAGAAAGGATATCGAAGCAGCAGGATTCAAGGATTACATTTATACAGTTGAGAAAGGGTCGTATAAGTTTCCGAATGAAAAAGAAAGTGAAG